One window of the Trifolium pratense cultivar HEN17-A07 linkage group LG2, ARS_RC_1.1, whole genome shotgun sequence genome contains the following:
- the LOC123907392 gene encoding UDP-glucose 6-dehydrogenase 1-like: MVKICCIGAGYVGGPTMAVIALKCPSIEVVVVDISKSRIAAWNSDKLPIYEPGLDEVVKQCRGKNLFFSTEVEKHVYEADIVFVSVNTPTKTRGLGAGKAADLTYWENAARMIADVSKSDKIVVEKSTVPVKTAEAIEKIMTHNAKGIKFQILSNPEFLAEGTAIQDLFNPDRVLIGGRETPEGEKAIQTLKNVYSQWIPEGKILTTNLWSAELSKLAANAFLAQRISSVNALSSLCEATGANVNQVSYAVGTDTRIGPKFLNASVGFGGSCFQKDILNLVYICECNGLPEVAEYWKQVIKINDYQKSRFVNRVVASMFNTVSNKKIAILGFAFKKDTGDTRETPAIDVCKGLLGDKARVSIFDPQVTEDQIQRDLWMNKFDWDHPIHLQPTSTPSNEKNVSVVLDAYEATKDADGVCILTEWDEFKKLDYQKIYDNMRKPAFVFDGRNVVDCDKLREIGFIVYSIGKPLDPWLKDMPAVA; encoded by the coding sequence atggttAAGATTTGCTGCATTGGTGCTGGATATGTGGGAGGTCCAACAATGGCAGTCATTGCATTAAAGTGTCCATCCATTGAAGTAGTGGTCGTCGATATCTCGAAATCGCGCATTGCAGCATGGAACAGTGATAAGCTTCCTATCTATGAGCCAGGTCTTGATGAAGTAGTAAAGCAATGTCGTGGCAAGAACCTTTTCTTCAGCACTGAAGTTGAAAAACATGTCTATGAAGCCGACATAGTGTTTGTATCTGTCAACACGCCGACAAAAACTCGCGGTCTTGGAGCTGGAAAAGCAGCTGATTTAACATATTGGGAGAATGCAGCTCGGATGATCGCCGATGTTTCCAAGTCCGACAAAATTGTGGTAGAGAAATCAACTGTTCCTGTCAAAACTGCTGAAGCTATAGAGAAAATTATGACACACAATGCAAAAGGTATCAAATTTCAGATTCTGTCAAACCCGGAATTTCTCGCCGAGGGAACTGCAATTCAAGACCTTTTCAATCCAGATAGAGTGCTCATCGGAGGCAGAGAAACCCCGGAAGGCGAAAAAGCAATTCAAACGTTGAAAAATGTTTATTCTCAATGGATTCCAGAGGGAAAAATCTTGACAACAAATCTTTGGTCAGCAGAACTTTCTAAGTTAGCTGCTAATGCCTTCTTAGCTCAAAGGATTTCATCTGTCAATGCATTGTCATCACTTTGCGAAGCGACCGGTGCAAATGTTAACCAAGTTTCCTACGCGGTTGGTACCGACACAAGAATCGGACCGAAGTTTTTGAATGCAAGTGTCGGTTTCGGTGGTTCTTGCTTCCAAAAAGATATCTTAAACCTTGTTTACATTTGTGAGTGTAATGGTTTACCAGAAGTTGCTGAATACTGGAAACAAGTTATCAAGATCAACGATTATCAGAAGAGTCGGTTCGTGAACCGGGTAGTTGCATCGATGTTTAACACGGTTTCTAACAAAAAGATAGCTATATTAGGATTTGCATTCAAGAAGGATACCGGCGATACACGTGAGACGCCGGCTATTGACGTGTGTAAAGGGCTACTTGGTGATAAAGCGCGTGTGAGTATATTCGATCCGCAGGTAACCGAGGATCAAATACAAAGGGATTTGTggatgaataaatttgattggGATCATCCTATACATTTGCAGCCAACTAGTACTCCTTCAAATGAGAAGAATGTGAGTGTGGTTTTGGATGCTTATGAAGCAACAAAAGATGCAGATGGTGTCTGTATTTTAACTGAATGGGATGAGTTTAAGAAACTTGATTATCAGAAGATTTATGATAATATGAGAAAACCAGCATTTGTTTTTGATGGAAGGAATGTTGTTGATTGTGATAAGCTACGTGAGATTGGTTTCATTGTTTATTCAATTGGTAAGCCACTTGATCCATGGCTTAAAGATATGCCAGCTGTGGCTTAA